Genomic window (Gelria sp. Kuro-4):
GTATTTCACCCGGCAGTGCGCCCCCGTGACGATTACATCAAACGGGTCATCGCCGTGGCCGGCCAGACGGTGGAGATCAGGGACGGGCGCGTTTGGGTAGACGGCAAGCCCCTGGCAGAACCCTACCTTAGCGAAGCTACCTATGGGCAGTTCGGACCGGTCCGCATTCCCCAGGGGCGCCTCTTCGTTTTAGGGGACAACCGCAACAACAGCCAGGATAGTCGTTATCCGGAGGTGGGCTTGGTGCCCTTAAAGAGCGTCATCGGCAAGGCAGCCCTCCGCTATTGGCCTTTGGGACGGCTAAGCTTGATCGGCGGCGCGGGGAGGTGAGCCTGTGCCGGTTCAGTGGTTTCCCGGGCACATGGCCAGGGCGAAGCGCCGGTTGGCGGGACGCCTGCCGCTCGTCGACCTGGTGCTGGAGGTGGCCGATGCCAGGGTGCCGGCGGCCAGCCGCAACCCGGACCTGGGGTCGCTGGCTAAAGGCAGGCGGCACCTCTTGGTGCTGAATAAGTCCGACCTCGCCGACCCAGAACTTACCCGTGCCTGGCTGGAGGCATTCAAGGCACAGGGTACGGCCGCCGCGGCTTTTTCGGCCCTCAAGGAAGGGCGGAAGAAGCTGATAAAGTACATAAGGGACGCAGCCCAACGCCCGGCGCCGCGCCGTGTGGGCCCCGTGCGGGTCCTGGTGGCGGGCATTCCTAATGTGGGCAAGTCGGCGCTCATCAACCGGCTGGTGGGGCGGCGCAGCGCCCGGGTAGGGGCGCGCCCGGGGATTACGCGCGGGGAGCAGTGGGTGCGGGTGACGGGAGACCTAGAGCTTTTGGACACGCCGGGCCTGCTCTGGCCGAAGTTGACCGGTGCAGAAGTGGGCTTTAAGCTGGCGGCGGTGGGCGCCATTCGCACGGAAGTGCTGCCGGTGGAGGAGGTGGCGGCGTGGCTGGCTGGTA
Coding sequences:
- the ylqF gene encoding ribosome biogenesis GTPase YlqF, translated to MPVQWFPGHMARAKRRLAGRLPLVDLVLEVADARVPAASRNPDLGSLAKGRRHLLVLNKSDLADPELTRAWLEAFKAQGTAAAAFSALKEGRKKLIKYIRDAAQRPAPRRVGPVRVLVAGIPNVGKSALINRLVGRRSARVGARPGITRGEQWVRVTGDLELLDTPGLLWPKLTGAEVGFKLAAVGAIRTEVLPVEEVAAWLAGKLQALRPESMAAAYDAGGAEPAAVLECVARRRGLYVSGGRLDLERAAIIMLADFQQGKLGRITLEAPGEEGGPA
- the lepB gene encoding signal peptidase I, which gives rise to MHKVLWEYIQSILLAFALALFIITFVVQSFIVTGPSMEPTLHSGERLLINKFIYRFTQPKPGDIVVFHPAVRPRDDYIKRVIAVAGQTVEIRDGRVWVDGKPLAEPYLSEATYGQFGPVRIPQGRLFVLGDNRNNSQDSRYPEVGLVPLKSVIGKAALRYWPLGRLSLIGGAGR